One window of Akkermansia biwaensis genomic DNA carries:
- a CDS encoding flavodoxin family protein, protein MKVALVNGSPHEHGCTYTALKEVAGALEGCGVETEIFWIGSHPVAGCIACGECRKTGKCFRNDCVNLFLEKVPGCDGFVFGSPVHFASAAGDMSSFLDRVFYIASARFRGKPGAAVTSCRRAGSTATLDQLNKYLLFSSMPIVSSQYWNMVHGNTPDEVRKDLEGLQIMRTLGRNMAWLLKSIEAGKLAGVPLPEEEPRVGTNFIR, encoded by the coding sequence CTGAAAGTGGCGCTCGTCAATGGAAGCCCGCATGAACACGGGTGTACCTATACGGCGCTGAAGGAAGTTGCGGGGGCGCTGGAGGGCTGCGGCGTGGAAACGGAAATTTTCTGGATAGGCAGTCATCCGGTAGCCGGGTGCATCGCCTGCGGCGAATGCCGGAAAACGGGCAAGTGCTTCCGGAATGACTGCGTGAACCTGTTCCTTGAAAAAGTTCCGGGATGCGACGGCTTCGTGTTTGGCTCCCCCGTTCATTTCGCTTCAGCGGCGGGGGACATGAGCTCCTTCCTGGACCGGGTATTTTATATCGCATCGGCCCGGTTCAGGGGCAAGCCCGGCGCGGCGGTCACCAGCTGCCGCAGGGCGGGGAGCACCGCCACGCTTGACCAGTTGAACAAATACCTGCTGTTCAGCTCCATGCCCATCGTCTCCTCCCAATACTGGAACATGGTTCACGGGAACACGCCGGACGAAGTCCGCAAGGACCTGGAAGGCCTGCAAATCATGAGGACGCTGGGCCGGAACATGGCCTGGCTGCTGAAAAGCATTGAAGCGGGAAAGCTGGCGGGAGTGCCCCTTCCCGAGGAAGAACCGCGCGTGGGGACCAATTTCATCCGGTAA
- a CDS encoding carboxymuconolactone decarboxylase family protein — MKRILLGTACSLLFLMNYTEAQTMNNSTEALSPKERQIAAISAHTARGDMDGLKTALAAGLDAGLSLNEIREVLVQMYAYCGFPRSLNALSSLMELSKERAARGINDREGAEAGAPPAGRSIDFGTENQTKLCGAPVKGELFQFAPAIDEFLKAHLFGDIFGRDNLDWKTRELATIAALASMKGTESQLNSHIRIGKHNGLTDEQVDAILDISGSAGRDDPFPKGNPAPANFTGKAWVAMMVDNRDYDMSAYNVTFAPGTRNNWHSHSVGQVLFCTEGAGYYQERGRKARRLEPGSVVEIPANTEHWHGAAPDSEFVHIGITPKAASNKTVWGGPVTDKEYAEAAGGK, encoded by the coding sequence ATGAAACGAATCCTTCTGGGAACGGCCTGTTCCCTCCTTTTCCTGATGAACTACACGGAAGCACAGACCATGAACAACAGCACGGAAGCCCTGTCGCCAAAGGAACGGCAGATTGCCGCCATCAGCGCCCATACCGCCCGCGGCGACATGGACGGACTCAAAACCGCCCTGGCCGCGGGGCTGGACGCCGGACTCAGCCTGAACGAGATCAGGGAAGTTCTCGTCCAGATGTATGCCTATTGCGGTTTCCCCCGCAGCCTGAACGCTTTGAGCTCCCTGATGGAGCTGTCCAAGGAGCGCGCCGCGCGCGGCATCAACGACAGGGAGGGTGCGGAAGCCGGAGCCCCTCCGGCTGGCAGGAGTATCGACTTCGGCACGGAGAACCAGACAAAACTCTGCGGCGCTCCGGTCAAGGGCGAGCTTTTCCAGTTTGCCCCGGCCATTGACGAGTTCCTGAAAGCCCACCTCTTCGGCGACATCTTTGGGCGCGACAATCTTGACTGGAAAACCCGAGAGCTTGCCACCATTGCGGCTCTGGCTTCCATGAAGGGTACGGAAAGCCAGTTGAACTCCCACATCCGCATCGGCAAACACAACGGCCTGACGGACGAACAGGTGGACGCTATCCTGGATATTTCCGGCTCCGCCGGAAGGGACGACCCCTTCCCGAAGGGCAATCCCGCCCCCGCCAATTTCACCGGGAAGGCCTGGGTGGCCATGATGGTGGACAACAGGGATTACGACATGTCCGCCTACAACGTCACCTTTGCCCCCGGCACGCGCAACAACTGGCACAGCCATTCCGTGGGGCAGGTGCTGTTCTGCACGGAGGGTGCGGGCTATTACCAGGAGCGCGGCAGGAAGGCCCGCCGCCTGGAGCCCGGCAGCGTGGTGGAAATCCCGGCAAATACGGAGCACTGGCACGGAGCGGCTCCGGACAGCGAATTCGTCCACATCGGCATTACTCCTAAAGCCGCGTCCAACAAAACCGTCTGGGGCGGCCCCGTGACGGATAAGGAATACGCGGAGGCCGCCGGAGGGAAATAG
- a CDS encoding flavodoxin produces the protein MKSKSIIAAVAASLLTGLGCSAQEQPKVSTEPSRILIAYYSWGGNTKYAAAQIQKETGGTLFEIKPVKPYPADYRECTVQAKKEIQEGARPELSARVEDLGKYDVVFIGSPNWWSTIAPPVSSFLAGHDLSGKTVIPFVTHGGGGMARCADAVRKLCPKSSVLKGGAFAGDGIRTSRAALAKWVNDTITINK, from the coding sequence ATGAAGAGCAAATCAATCATAGCCGCCGTGGCGGCGTCACTCCTGACCGGGCTGGGATGTTCAGCCCAGGAACAGCCCAAAGTTTCCACGGAACCGTCCAGGATTCTCATCGCCTATTATTCCTGGGGCGGCAACACGAAGTACGCGGCCGCCCAGATCCAGAAGGAAACGGGGGGAACCTTGTTTGAAATCAAGCCTGTCAAGCCTTATCCCGCCGATTACCGGGAATGCACCGTGCAGGCCAAGAAAGAGATTCAGGAAGGAGCCAGGCCGGAATTGAGCGCCCGGGTGGAGGACCTCGGGAAGTACGACGTCGTGTTCATCGGGAGTCCCAACTGGTGGAGCACGATCGCCCCTCCCGTTTCCTCCTTTTTGGCGGGGCATGATCTCTCTGGAAAGACGGTGATTCCCTTTGTGACGCACGGGGGCGGCGGCATGGCGCGCTGCGCGGACGCGGTCCGCAAACTGTGCCCTAAGTCCTCCGTCCTCAAGGGCGGCGCCTTTGCCGGCGACGGAATCAGAACGTCCCGGGCCGCCCTGGCCAAGTGGGTCAATGACACAATCACCATCAACAAATAA
- a CDS encoding efflux RND transporter permease subunit has protein sequence MPDFFINRPIFAWVVALLISLVGLLALPMLPVAQYPDIAPPVITIRTTYPGASAQVTEEAVTAVIEKEINGAPGLLYMSATSDSNGMVEIAVTFQQGTDPDIAAVEVQNRLKIVESRLPESVRREGVFVEKSSNNIQAVISLSSDGALDGTELGELASARLIPELKRVKGVGRVELFGAEMSMRIWPDPEKLEALRLTPTDIVSAVASQSERIIIGDIGGAAVSKNAPINASVVASEELHTPEDFEAIALRTLPDGSSVKLGDVARVELGANNYSFFSRCNGLAATGMAIKMAPGSNAVETMGLLRDKMDELSKDFPPGVSYQIPYETTHFVEISIQKVVSTLLEAIGLVFLVMFLFLQNFRATLIPTLVVPVALLGTFAVMWISGFSVNMLTMFGMVLSIGILVDDAIVVVENVERIMQEEGLDARQATIKAMKQIGGAIVGITAVLVSVFIPMAFFSGAVGNIYRQFSVTLIVSISFSAFLALSLTPALCAAMLKPSSVEHQDKRGFFGWFNRTINRSTERYGKTVSGIIRRPVRSLFVYVLVIAGAGYLYLTLPSSFLPEEDQGSCMVLVSLPPGTLQEETSARLRDVEDYLMKNEPVKHVYSVGGFSFFGSGTNMAMLFVGLKDWSERTDPALGVGEIVNRINGRFMSDPQMFVLAMNVPALPELGNSSGFDFRLQDHGGIGYERLVEAREELLSRAAADPSLADVHFMGQADTPRLGVSIDRDKAFSMGVPMTEISNSLAVMFGSSYVGDFMHGSQVRRIIIQADGKSRLSGDDIEDLHVRNEAGSLLPLSSFVNLEWTAGPPQLTRYNNYPSFTINGSAAPGKSSGDAMKTMERIASSLPPGIGFEWTGQSYEEQQAGSQASLLFGLSILIVFLVLAALYESWSIPFAVILVVPLGLIGALLAVFLRDMPNDIYFKVGLITTIGLSAKNAILIVEVAKELYRDGMGVMEATVTAAKLRLRPILMTSLAFGAGVIPLAFARGAGAGAQQAVGTGVLGGIITATVLAIFLVPLFFRLTAGKRKKV, from the coding sequence ATGCCTGACTTTTTCATCAACCGTCCCATTTTCGCGTGGGTGGTGGCCCTGCTGATCTCCCTGGTCGGCCTGCTGGCCCTTCCCATGCTGCCCGTAGCGCAGTACCCGGACATCGCTCCGCCCGTCATCACCATCCGCACCACTTATCCGGGGGCCTCCGCCCAGGTTACGGAGGAGGCCGTCACCGCCGTCATTGAGAAGGAAATCAACGGCGCGCCGGGCCTGCTGTACATGTCCGCCACCAGCGACTCCAACGGCATGGTGGAAATAGCCGTCACCTTCCAGCAGGGGACGGACCCGGACATTGCCGCCGTGGAAGTGCAGAACCGCCTGAAAATCGTGGAATCCCGCCTGCCGGAATCCGTACGCCGGGAAGGGGTGTTCGTGGAAAAATCCTCCAACAACATTCAGGCCGTCATTTCCCTGTCCTCCGACGGGGCGCTGGACGGCACGGAGCTGGGGGAACTTGCCTCCGCCCGCCTCATTCCGGAATTGAAGCGCGTGAAGGGCGTGGGCCGCGTGGAGCTGTTCGGGGCGGAAATGTCCATGCGCATCTGGCCGGATCCGGAAAAGCTGGAAGCCCTCCGGCTCACGCCCACGGACATCGTCAGCGCCGTGGCTTCCCAGAGCGAGCGTATCATCATCGGGGACATCGGCGGCGCGGCGGTCTCCAAAAACGCGCCGATCAACGCCAGCGTGGTGGCCAGCGAGGAATTGCACACGCCGGAGGACTTCGAAGCCATTGCGCTGAGAACGCTCCCGGACGGCTCCTCCGTCAAGCTGGGGGACGTGGCGCGCGTGGAACTGGGCGCCAACAATTACTCCTTCTTCTCCCGGTGCAACGGACTGGCCGCCACCGGCATGGCCATCAAGATGGCCCCCGGCTCCAACGCCGTGGAAACCATGGGGCTGCTGAGGGACAAGATGGACGAACTGTCCAAGGATTTTCCCCCCGGCGTTTCCTACCAAATCCCGTATGAGACCACCCACTTTGTGGAAATCTCCATCCAGAAGGTGGTCTCCACGCTGCTGGAAGCCATCGGCCTGGTGTTCCTGGTCATGTTCCTGTTCCTCCAGAACTTCCGGGCCACGCTGATTCCGACGCTCGTCGTTCCCGTGGCCCTGCTGGGAACCTTCGCCGTCATGTGGATTTCCGGATTCTCCGTCAACATGCTCACCATGTTCGGCATGGTGCTCAGCATCGGCATCCTGGTGGACGACGCCATCGTCGTCGTGGAAAACGTGGAGCGCATCATGCAGGAGGAGGGTCTGGACGCCCGGCAGGCCACCATCAAGGCCATGAAGCAGATCGGGGGCGCCATCGTGGGCATTACCGCGGTGCTGGTCTCCGTGTTCATCCCGATGGCCTTCTTCAGCGGGGCCGTGGGCAATATCTACCGGCAGTTCTCCGTAACCCTGATCGTTTCCATCTCCTTCTCCGCGTTCCTGGCCCTTTCCCTGACGCCCGCGCTCTGCGCCGCCATGCTGAAACCCTCTTCCGTGGAGCATCAGGACAAGAGGGGCTTCTTCGGCTGGTTCAACAGGACGATCAACCGCTCCACGGAACGCTATGGAAAAACCGTCTCCGGCATCATCAGGCGGCCCGTCCGTTCCCTCTTCGTGTACGTCCTCGTCATTGCCGGGGCCGGCTACCTGTACCTCACGCTGCCTTCCTCCTTCCTTCCGGAAGAGGACCAGGGGAGCTGCATGGTGCTTGTCTCCCTGCCGCCCGGCACCCTTCAGGAAGAAACGAGCGCCCGCCTGCGCGACGTGGAAGACTATCTGATGAAGAACGAACCGGTGAAGCACGTCTATTCCGTGGGCGGTTTCAGCTTCTTCGGCAGCGGGACGAACATGGCCATGCTCTTCGTCGGCCTGAAGGACTGGAGCGAGCGCACGGACCCGGCCCTGGGCGTCGGTGAAATCGTCAACCGGATCAATGGCCGCTTCATGAGCGATCCCCAGATGTTTGTCCTGGCCATGAACGTGCCGGCCCTGCCGGAACTGGGGAACTCCTCCGGGTTCGACTTCCGGCTCCAGGACCACGGCGGCATCGGCTACGAACGCCTGGTGGAAGCCCGCGAGGAGTTGCTCAGCCGGGCCGCTGCGGACCCCAGCCTGGCGGACGTCCACTTCATGGGCCAGGCGGACACGCCGCGCCTGGGCGTCTCCATTGACCGGGACAAGGCCTTTTCCATGGGCGTGCCCATGACGGAAATCAGCAACTCCCTGGCGGTCATGTTCGGCTCCAGCTATGTGGGGGACTTCATGCACGGCAGCCAGGTGCGCCGCATCATCATCCAGGCGGACGGGAAGAGCCGCCTGAGCGGGGACGACATTGAAGACCTGCACGTGCGCAACGAAGCGGGCAGCCTCCTGCCGCTCTCCTCCTTCGTTAATCTGGAATGGACGGCCGGACCGCCGCAGCTCACCAGGTACAACAACTATCCCTCCTTCACCATCAACGGCTCCGCCGCTCCCGGCAAAAGCAGCGGGGATGCCATGAAGACCATGGAGCGGATTGCCTCCTCCCTGCCTCCGGGGATCGGCTTTGAATGGACGGGGCAGTCCTATGAGGAACAGCAGGCCGGCTCCCAGGCCTCCCTCCTGTTCGGGCTTTCCATCCTGATCGTGTTCCTGGTGCTGGCCGCGCTGTATGAAAGCTGGTCCATCCCCTTCGCCGTCATTCTAGTGGTGCCGCTGGGGCTGATCGGGGCGCTCCTGGCCGTCTTCCTGAGGGACATGCCCAACGACATCTACTTCAAGGTGGGTCTCATCACCACCATCGGCCTTTCCGCCAAGAATGCCATTCTGATCGTGGAAGTGGCCAAGGAACTGTACCGCGACGGCATGGGCGTGATGGAAGCCACGGTGACGGCGGCCAAGCTGCGCCTGCGCCCCATCCTGATGACCTCCCTGGCGTTCGGCGCGGGCGTCATTCCGCTTGCCTTTGCGCGCGGCGCGGGCGCCGGAGCGCAGCAGGCCGTGGGCACGGGCGTGCTGGGCGGCATCATCACCGCCACGGTGCTGGCCATTTTCCTGGTTCCCCTCTTCTTCCGGCTGACGGCCGGGAAAAGAAAGAAGGTGTAA
- a CDS encoding efflux RND transporter periplasmic adaptor subunit translates to MKSHFVFSLFLAAGPLLSSCRDDGSAQDPMMMPEPEVTVTTVRGEEIPVTSNLPGRMEAFLQAEVRARVTGIIQERFYQEGQNVKQGDLLFKIEPEPLQAALDECKAALDRAQAVLTDAQDKAKRYSALVSKGAVSGREHTQSVAEEARARAEYAAAKAALERARLDLEYTNVTAPISGRVRRALVTKGALVDQNGFTHLTTVEQIDPIYVRFSSPSSQRSRLRRAILSGLWKEIPLEEIKVRLLLPNGEEYPHKGHFFFSDMAVDPGTDTIEMRAQFPNPDHELLPGSYVRVVFDKAVRNHVFSVPRDSVMRTAQGASVLVVGKDGILESRPVTTETMNEKRWLVTSGLKDGDRVVTSKTMFLRPGMKVSVKEEAAPLENSN, encoded by the coding sequence ATGAAATCCCACTTTGTTTTCTCTTTATTTCTTGCCGCGGGACCGCTCCTCTCTTCCTGCCGGGACGACGGAAGCGCGCAGGACCCCATGATGATGCCGGAGCCTGAAGTGACGGTGACGACGGTGCGCGGGGAGGAAATCCCCGTCACCTCCAATCTGCCCGGCCGCATGGAGGCCTTCCTTCAGGCGGAGGTGCGCGCACGCGTCACCGGCATCATTCAGGAACGCTTTTACCAGGAAGGGCAGAACGTCAAACAGGGCGACCTGCTGTTCAAGATTGAACCGGAGCCGCTTCAGGCGGCGCTGGACGAGTGCAAGGCCGCCCTGGACCGCGCGCAGGCCGTACTGACGGACGCGCAGGACAAGGCCAAAAGGTATTCCGCCCTGGTTTCCAAGGGGGCCGTGAGCGGCCGGGAGCACACGCAGTCCGTGGCGGAGGAAGCCCGCGCCCGTGCGGAATACGCCGCGGCGAAGGCCGCCCTGGAACGGGCCCGACTGGACCTGGAATACACCAATGTGACGGCTCCCATTTCCGGGCGGGTGCGCCGCGCCCTGGTCACCAAGGGGGCGCTGGTGGACCAGAACGGGTTCACCCACCTGACTACGGTGGAGCAGATAGACCCCATCTACGTCCGTTTCAGTTCCCCCTCCTCCCAGCGCAGCAGACTCCGCAGGGCCATTCTTTCCGGTCTGTGGAAGGAAATACCGCTGGAAGAAATCAAGGTCCGGCTGCTGCTCCCCAACGGAGAGGAATACCCGCATAAGGGCCATTTCTTCTTCTCGGACATGGCGGTGGACCCCGGCACGGACACCATTGAAATGAGGGCGCAGTTCCCCAACCCGGACCACGAACTGCTTCCCGGAAGCTACGTGCGCGTGGTCTTTGACAAGGCCGTCCGCAACCATGTCTTTTCCGTGCCGCGGGATTCCGTAATGCGCACGGCGCAGGGCGCTTCCGTCCTGGTCGTCGGGAAGGACGGCATTCTGGAAAGCCGCCCGGTGACGACGGAAACCATGAATGAAAAGAGATGGCTGGTCACCTCCGGCCTGAAGGACGGGGACAGGGTGGTCACCAGCAAGACAATGTTCCTCCGGCCCGGAATGAAAGTGAGCGTGAAGGAAGAGGCCGCTCCCCTGGAAAACTCCAACTGA
- a CDS encoding MerR family transcriptional regulator → MDKKHLLTIGNISKQTGVHIKSLRYYDKIGILPPAHVDTETGYRYYDFSQIQLVEAIQLCVELDIPLNRFTEFLTEDKKSIRYGKLIAYGSMLADEKIRAINTKLHILDEMQKHIRHAENYRFHNGPIKLAIPEKYCWALPYRGRQRSTEYHLKFNRALEDISRRGLKTGSEAGILMMSRGGVTERFLYIEVDMEQSREPLPEEIIHLQELSCVCMKTDHSDIEQAAFLFPDLFSREYDRIVMETELFPDHYYFSHPHYEIRCSVPDGGA, encoded by the coding sequence ATGGACAAAAAACATTTGCTGACCATCGGAAACATCTCCAAACAAACCGGGGTCCACATCAAATCCCTCCGTTACTACGACAAAATAGGCATTCTGCCGCCAGCCCATGTGGACACGGAAACAGGATACCGCTATTACGATTTCTCCCAAATCCAGCTCGTGGAGGCCATTCAGTTGTGCGTGGAGCTGGACATTCCGCTGAACCGGTTCACGGAATTCCTGACGGAAGACAAGAAGAGCATCCGCTACGGCAAGCTCATCGCGTACGGGTCCATGCTGGCGGATGAAAAGATCCGTGCCATCAACACCAAGCTGCACATCCTGGACGAGATGCAGAAACACATCCGGCACGCGGAGAACTACCGGTTCCACAACGGACCCATCAAGCTGGCAATTCCGGAAAAATACTGCTGGGCCCTTCCCTACCGCGGAAGGCAGCGCAGCACGGAATACCACCTGAAATTCAACCGCGCGCTGGAGGACATCAGCCGCCGCGGACTGAAAACAGGATCGGAAGCGGGCATCCTGATGATGAGCCGCGGCGGCGTCACGGAACGCTTCCTTTACATTGAGGTGGACATGGAGCAGTCCCGCGAGCCGCTTCCGGAGGAAATCATTCATCTGCAGGAACTTTCCTGCGTCTGCATGAAAACGGACCACAGCGACATTGAACAGGCCGCCTTCCTGTTCCCGGACCTGTTCAGCCGGGAATACGACCGTATCGTGATGGAAACGGAGCTGTTCCCGGACCATTACTATTTTTCACACCCGCATTATGAAATCAGATGCTCCGTGCCGGACGGCGGGGCATGA
- a CDS encoding metallophosphoesterase produces the protein MILIFEALLAGYIFWRAILPLRLHWGWKAALSALLAVAAFKFHLLHLFGGPMFFSPVLPEWLLLAAAWLFSVLFLFFFLLLAADIVGGLYRLVLFCLRKKKSERFRTIVNRVNLGLLVLSSVLATVGVIGGTSVPGVREETIAVGHLPEEADGMTIALLADLHADGITRADRIRRIVQRTNSLNPDLVVIAGDFVDGTVPVHGEDLRPLADLKARYGVFGVPGNHEYYSGYEEWMEFLPTLGVRMLPNEHVLTGGGNVVLAGVTDPVAGMTGREEPDIGKALEGAPPGKARILASHQPRLAHEAARQGVDLQLSGHTHGGMITGIDRLVARFNDGFVSGPYRVGSMKLYVSNGAGIWNGFPVRIGVPAEIVLIRLKRE, from the coding sequence ATGATCTTGATTTTTGAAGCATTGCTTGCGGGCTACATTTTCTGGCGGGCCATCCTGCCGTTGCGTCTGCATTGGGGATGGAAGGCGGCGCTTTCGGCGCTGCTGGCCGTGGCGGCGTTCAAATTCCACCTTCTGCACCTTTTCGGCGGCCCCATGTTTTTCTCTCCGGTTCTGCCGGAGTGGCTGCTGCTCGCCGCCGCGTGGCTGTTTTCCGTCCTGTTCCTGTTCTTCTTCCTGCTGCTGGCCGCCGACATCGTGGGCGGGCTTTATCGCCTGGTACTGTTCTGCCTCCGGAAAAAAAAGTCGGAGCGCTTCCGCACCATCGTCAACAGGGTGAACCTGGGTTTGCTGGTTCTTTCCTCCGTGCTCGCAACCGTGGGCGTCATCGGCGGGACCAGCGTGCCGGGAGTGCGGGAAGAAACGATTGCAGTCGGCCATCTGCCGGAAGAGGCGGACGGCATGACGATTGCGCTGCTGGCGGACCTCCACGCGGACGGCATCACGCGCGCCGACCGCATCCGCAGGATCGTGCAGCGCACGAACTCGCTGAATCCCGACCTTGTCGTGATTGCCGGGGACTTCGTGGACGGCACGGTTCCGGTGCACGGAGAGGACCTGCGGCCTCTTGCGGACCTGAAAGCCAGGTACGGCGTGTTCGGCGTTCCGGGCAACCACGAATATTATTCCGGCTATGAGGAATGGATGGAATTTCTTCCGACGCTCGGCGTCCGGATGCTTCCCAACGAACATGTCCTGACGGGCGGCGGAAACGTCGTTCTGGCGGGAGTGACGGATCCCGTGGCCGGGATGACGGGCAGGGAAGAGCCGGATATCGGCAAGGCGCTGGAAGGAGCGCCGCCGGGGAAAGCCCGGATTCTCGCCTCCCACCAGCCGCGCCTTGCCCATGAGGCGGCGCGGCAGGGCGTGGACCTCCAGCTCTCCGGCCATACGCACGGCGGCATGATCACCGGAATTGACCGGCTGGTGGCGCGGTTCAATGACGGCTTTGTTTCCGGGCCGTACCGGGTGGGCTCCATGAAGCTGTACGTTTCCAACGGAGCGGGGATATGGAACGGTTTTCCGGTCCGCATCGGCGTTCCCGCGGAAATCGTCCTGATCCGCCTGAAAAGGGAATGA
- a CDS encoding aldo/keto reductase, giving the protein MEEIILNNGVAMPVLGFGVYQIPDAAECERCVLDAIEVGYRSIDTAQAYRNEEAVGRAAEKSGVPRGELFITTKVWISNGGYEKAKASIEESLNKLRTDYLDLLLIHQPFNDYYGTYRAMEEAYRAGKIRALGVSNFYPARFIDLAEFCEVKPAVNQMETHVFHQQVQIREVMKKYGTRLESWGPFAEGRNGFFDNEVLKAVGAQYGRTAAQVALRFLVQQGIIAIPKSTHRERMVENFNIFDFELSPQDMKAIAALDRGESLFFSHEDPATVEFLINYGK; this is encoded by the coding sequence ATGGAAGAAATCATCCTGAATAACGGAGTGGCCATGCCCGTTCTGGGCTTTGGCGTTTACCAGATACCGGACGCCGCCGAATGCGAACGCTGCGTGCTGGACGCGATTGAGGTCGGCTACCGCTCCATTGACACGGCGCAGGCCTACCGCAATGAGGAAGCCGTGGGCCGCGCGGCGGAAAAGAGCGGGGTACCCCGCGGGGAACTGTTCATCACCACCAAGGTATGGATTTCCAACGGCGGTTATGAAAAGGCGAAGGCTTCCATCGAGGAATCCCTGAACAAGCTGCGCACGGACTATCTGGACCTGCTGCTCATCCACCAGCCCTTCAACGACTATTACGGGACCTACCGGGCCATGGAGGAGGCGTACCGCGCCGGAAAAATCCGCGCCCTCGGCGTCAGCAACTTCTATCCGGCCCGCTTTATCGATCTGGCGGAATTCTGCGAGGTCAAGCCGGCCGTCAACCAGATGGAAACGCACGTCTTCCACCAGCAGGTCCAGATACGGGAGGTCATGAAGAAGTACGGCACCCGCCTGGAATCCTGGGGGCCCTTTGCCGAAGGGCGCAACGGATTTTTCGACAATGAAGTGCTGAAAGCCGTTGGCGCGCAGTATGGCAGGACGGCGGCCCAGGTCGCCCTCCGCTTCCTGGTCCAGCAGGGCATCATTGCCATTCCCAAATCCACCCACCGGGAGAGAATGGTGGAGAATTTCAATATCTTTGACTTTGAACTCTCCCCGCAAGACATGAAAGCCATCGCCGCGCTGGACAGAGGAGAAAGCCTCTTCTTTTCCCATGAAGACCCCGCAACGGTGGAATTCCTGATCAATTACGGAAAATGA
- a CDS encoding PA14 domain-containing protein, which yields MNVFLTVLSLLFCTALAGTAADSPAEEFPSGVVQELWFGIPGGSVKDLTHQKVFERPSSDIRKIVRLDAENLGDQYGARYSALLRVPATGEYRLYLSSDDSAELWLGKDATQKDMSCIATVKGYSDRHNWTNQPNQSSEPVHLEAGKFYFLQVIHKEDGGPDHMSVAWSGPGIPQPVLVPASALFLPPGMLPEEKPQPQNLNPSLAE from the coding sequence ATGAATGTTTTTCTTACCGTTCTGAGCCTTCTTTTCTGCACAGCCCTGGCAGGAACAGCCGCAGACTCCCCCGCGGAGGAGTTTCCCTCCGGCGTGGTTCAGGAGCTGTGGTTCGGCATTCCGGGAGGTTCGGTAAAGGATTTGACGCACCAGAAGGTTTTTGAAAGGCCTTCTTCCGACATCCGGAAGATCGTCCGGCTGGACGCAGAAAATCTGGGCGACCAGTACGGAGCCCGTTATTCCGCCCTGCTCCGCGTCCCGGCTACCGGAGAATACCGCCTTTATCTGTCTTCCGACGATTCCGCCGAACTGTGGCTGGGCAAGGACGCCACCCAGAAGGACATGAGCTGCATTGCCACCGTGAAGGGATATTCCGACCGCCATAACTGGACCAACCAGCCCAACCAGTCATCCGAACCCGTTCACCTGGAAGCGGGCAAGTTTTATTTTCTCCAGGTGATTCACAAGGAGGACGGCGGCCCGGACCACATGTCCGTAGCCTGGTCAGGCCCCGGCATTCCCCAGCCCGTGCTGGTTCCCGCGTCCGCCCTGTTCCTTCCTCCCGGCATGTTGCCGGAGGAGAAGCCGCAACCCCAGAATCTGAATCCGAGTCTGGCCGAATGA